The genomic DNA CATGAGGGAGCCATGCGTCCTGTGCCCATGCTGTGCACCCCGTGGCAGTGCCGAGTGCCCCACGCACGCTCCATGCACCCCATGAGCAGGCTGTACACCCTGTATCCACACTGAGCACCCCGTGTGTGGGCCGTGCACCCCCTGACCGTGCCGTACATGGAGCCCCGTGTCGGGGTCACCGGCCGCAGGGCTGACCGGGGGCCGCTGGTGCAGGGCGAGCAGTTTGTGTACCACGAGGACTGGGGGGAGGCGCTGAGCACCCGCAGCGAGCCCGTCCTCTGCGCCCTGGACCTGGAGGGCTGCAGCATCTCAGTGCTGGAGGGTGTCCCGGGGCACCTCTCTCCAGGGCAGGTGAGgtcggggtgcagggggagccccggggggcCCAGCTGGGGGACGTGGCATGAGCCCAGCTGTCGCACAGGCCCTGTGGTCGCCGGGTGACCGCGGCGTGGTGTTCGTGGGCTGGTGGCACGAGCCCTTCCGCCTGGGGCTGAGCGCCTGCTCCAACAGGAGGTGGGTTCTCGCGGTGCCGCGCCGGGATGCCCGCGTTGGCACAGTGGGGTGGGCAAAGCTCGGGGCGTCCAGCCTGACCCGCGGCCCCTCCCCAGGTCAGGCATCTTCCACTTGGACCTGTCCAGCGGGCGCTGCGGTGAGCACCGAGGCCGGGGGCGTGGGGTGCCGGCTTCCCGGGGTGCTGATCCTGCCGCCCACAGAGCTGCTGTCGGCCGAGCGCGCGGCCGCCTGCTCCCCCCGGCTCAGCCCCGACGGCCGCCGCCTGCTCTACCTGGAGGGAGACCTGGGGGGTCCGCACCGGCAGTGCCTGCGTCTGCGCATGGTGAGGGGGGCAGCGGCCGCGGCTGTGCCACCCTGAGCCGCCGCTGCGGTGCCCAGTCCCACTGTCACAGCTTCTCTGTGTCCTGCTGCGGTGGGCTTGGTCCCCAAgcccctgcctcagtttccccatccctgACCGCCACCTCTCCCCAGCTCACCTGGCAGACGAGGCAGACGGTGACGGTGCTCGACGTGGTGCAGGAGCCCACGGAGGGTGAGCGCGGCACGGTGGGCAGGGCCGGGGGCtgccgtggggctgggacccccgtGCTGAGCGCCTCGAGCGCCCATGGGCCCAGCTCGCTACAGCTCTGCCCCACTTGCAGCCTTCGCTGGGCTCTACGCTGAGGAGCTGCCGCCGCGGTGCTGGGCGGCCGACAGCCGGCGAGTGGTGCTGGGCACCCCACAGCGGAGCCGCACGGTGAGCCCTGGGCCGAGGGGGCCAGGGAGCGACCCCCGCACCCCGTGGAGCCTGCGCCACCTATGCTCTGCCCTCTTGCAGGACTTGCTGCTCGTCGACACCGAGGCGGCCACGGTCACCAACCTGACGGCAGGTACGTGGCACCAGGCTGCCCGTGGTGCCCGCTGAGGGTCTGCGAGCGTGTTCTTTGTCCCTAGGGTCGCCCGAAGGACACTGGGAGCTGCTCACCCTGCAGTGGGACCTGCTGGTGGCGACCTGCTCAGCCCCACACCAGCCCCCCAGCCTGGTGAGCAGAGCCCCGGCACCGCCGGAGACGGCACGGCAAGCTGCAGCTGGGCACGGGATGGCATGGCACAGCCTGGCACAGCCTGGCACAGCCTGGCACAGCAGTGCGCTGCACGGCACAGAATGGTAAAGCACCGCATGGCACGGCACAGCCAGATCCAGCGTGGCACGGGGTGTCAAGGCACAGCAGAGCCTGGCACGGCCAGGGTGAGCGCAGCACGGCACGGAGCAGTGCCAGCAGGCACATGACAGCACATCCATGCATGGCAGGAGCTGGCACAGCATAGGATGGCACCAcagagctgggatgctggggtggtTTAGGGGCCAGCTGCGTTGGGGCCGGGGTCCCCGGTGCCACCCGCTGCCTGTCCCTAGGTGGTGGCAGTTCTGCCGCCGGCGTGCCGGGAGCTGCCCCTCCGCTGGGTGCCGCTGGAGGATGCCCCGACCGTGCCTGGCATCACCTGGAAGACCCTGAGGATCGCGGCTCCCTGTGGCGGGCAGAGCTCTGCTGCGTGTGGTGAGCACCCGGGGCGGGCAGGGGGCTGGGTGCCCGGCTGGCAGGCACTGAGCggaccctcccctggcgcaggCACCCAGGCCTTCGAGGCGCTGCTGCTGAGCCCCCCGGCCAGCTCAGCACCACACCCCCTCATCGTGTGCCCCCACGGTGAGcgaggggacagtggggacaccGTGGCAGTGCTGATGGCACCCCGGTGACGTCCCCGCTGGCCCCAGGTGGCCCCCATGCCGTCTTCGACGCCCACTGGCGCCCGAGCATGGCCGCACTGTGCCGGCTGGGCTTCGCCGTGCTCCTGGGTGagtgctgggggctgggggctccgtCCTCCGGAGACGTGGCACCCACGGCCTCCATCTCTCCAGTGAACTATCGTGGCTCCCTGGGCTTCGGCCAGGCCGGCATCACCGCGCTGCTCGGCCGCGTGGGCCAGCAGGACGTGGCAGACACCCAGGTGAAGGGGCAAAGGGCGCTGCTGGGGGCGGCTGGGGTTCGGGTGCTGGTGATGGGGTCTGCAGGGAGGATGCTGATGTCTGGGTGCTGCTGGTTgggagatggaggtggtggTGCTGATGCTCGGGTGCTAGAGGTGGTGGTGCTGATGCTTGGGTGCTGCTGGTGGGTGCCCCGCGGGCGCAGCTGGCAGTGGAGCAGGCGCTGCGCAGCGAGCCCCTGGACCCGCAGCGCCTGGCCCTGCTGGCTGGCTCGCACGGAGCCTTCATCGCCCTCCACCTCCTCGCCCGCGAGCCTGAGCGCTACCAAGCCTGCGCTCTGCGCGGCCCCGTCTCCAACCTGCCCGCGCTGCTGGGCACCTCCGACATCCCCGACTGGTGAGTGCCAGCCCCCCCGTGCCGTGCCGCGTCCCCACATCTCCACGTCCCCCACCAGCACCTCCTCGCCACAGGCGCTACGTGTCCCTGGGGCTGCCCTACTCCTTCGAGCGGGTGCCGCGCGCCGAGGACGTGGCTGCCATGCTGCTGCGCTCGCCCATCGCCCAGGCGGCGCGGGTAAGGCGGGGGCCGATGGGCACGGGGCACAGGGCGGTGCCAGCACCCAGCGCCGGCTGTGCCGCAGGTGCGGACGCCGCTGCTGCTCTGCGTGGGCGCCCGGGATCGCCGCGTCAGCCCCACGCAGGCGCTGGAGCTGCACCGCGTGCTGCGCGCCACGGGGGTGCCCGTGCGGTGAGTGGCAGCAGGAGCCCCAGGGGGCTGGCGGAGCATCCCTGTCCCATccaaagggcttttccaacctagtgattctatgatcctagtgtctacaactgcctgaagggAGGGTGCAGTgatgggtgctgggctcttctcccaaacgACAGGAGATGgtatgagagggaatggcctcaagttgcactagggcAGGTTCAGGTTAGACAtcgggaaaaatttcttcaccaaaagggttctggGGCTCTGgaatggctgcccagggcggtgtgGAGTCCCCGTTCCTGGAGGAGTTTTGAAGCCAAGCAGACAatgtgctcagggatggtttggttgtggaccggGACACTTGGGCTTGACGacctcaaaagtcttttccaaccaagtgattctaggactattatgattctatgatcttgccCCGCAGGCTGCTCTGGTACCCAGAGGGTGGCCACGCGCTGGCCGGCACCGAGACACAGGCCGACGTCTTCCGAAACTGCGCCCGCTGGTTCCTGCGGCACCTGGGGCACCTGGGGCAGCCCCGGCACGACAGCAGCACCGGCACCGCTCCTCGTGCCCACGGTGGCCCTGGGGCGACAGCGGGGCCCGGGTGACCCACGAGCCCTGGGAAGCACCCCACCACCAGAGGAGGGTGGAGCAAGCGTCGTCAGGGGTAGGAGAGGATGCAGGGTATGGTTTGGTTCTAAATAAATGCACGAGAGCACCAAATGAATGCACGAGAGCCTACGTGGCACGGTCACGGCCACGCGTTTATTGCGGCGGTGGCtgtgccaggctggggctgagccagcTCAGCCCATCTTTATCACCTTCTGGATCCAGTCGACGTAGAGGGAGACGCGGATGAAGAGGGCAGGCTGGTCAGTGCGGGCGCAGACGCGGGACGGGGTGATCACCCCCTCCAGCACCCAGCAGTCGGCAGTGAGGCAGGCGAGCGGGCCCCCGTAATCCCCCTGCGGCACCCAGAGAGCGGCATTCACCGCGGTGCTGGCACTGGGGGGTCCCCGAGGTGGTGCTCCCCGGCCTCGCTCACCTCGCAGGCCCCCACGCCGGCACGCAGCGGGGCCGTGCACAGCTCGCTCTCCTTCAGGCGCCCGCGCAGCGCCGCGTTGCACTCGTCGTGGGCCAGCACGGGCAGCCGCGCCACGTTCAGCACGCTGCCGTCCGCCGTGCCTGCGGGAGCCAGAGCGCGGGGCAGCGCGCAGGGGGCGCCGGGGCAGGAGGTGGCACAGGGGTGCCGTGGGCAGGAAGATGTCGTGGGCAGGGGATGCCAGGAGTGGGGTGATGCCGTGGCAGGGGGCACGTGGCACGTGTggcactgcagctgcaggagggccCCCAGAGGGGTCCTGTGGGCAGGGGAAGGCTGCTCCTAGGGAatggcagggacaggagggcgTTGTGGGCAGGGGGATGTCCTGGGGAGCTGGATGCTGTGCAAGGGAGGGGCCATGGAAGAGGGATGGTGGACGGGAGATGCTGTGAGCgaggggatgctggggaccTGGGGACGCTGCAGCCAGGGGGATGCTTTGGACAGAGGGTACTTCGCGCAGGGGCTGCTGCGGGCACAGGGAAGCCCATGTTGGGTACCTCTGGTTTCACCCCAGCCAGCGATCTCGCAGACGGTGCCTGCGGGCACGACGTAGCGCTCGGGCGGCAGGCAGATGAGAGCCACGCGTGCGTTCAGAGTGGCCGGCCTGTGTCAGGGGGGCACGGGCTGTGGGGCCAGCCCAGCCTGCGGTGGGGCACGGCAGGGGCTGTCGCGCAGCCGCTCACCTCGCCAGCTTCAGCATCACCAGCTGGGACTCGGAGGGGCCGCAGACGATCCGCAGGATGGGGATGCTCTGCTGGTCGGGGTCCCCGGGGCCGGGGTCCTTGAAGAGCGTCCCCAGCTGCACCTGGTAGCCCGCCAGGTCGGCGTCGCTGCGGGACGGGGATGTGAGGGCGCGGGGGGTCCCGACACCCCACACCACAGCCCCAGCCTTACCAGGAGGCGAAGCACTGGCGCGTGCTGACCACCCACTGCTCCTTCACCAGGGACCCGCCACAGAAGTGCACGCCGGCCCTGCGGGGACGAGGCGTGAGGGCGGGAGGGGACGCGGGCTACGCAGCGGTGCCGCCGGGGTGCCAGCTTACCGGTTGCGGATGCTGACGGTCCAGGGCGAGTTGCCGGGCTGGCCACCCACAATGCGCCCTTTGCGCTGCAGCCTCTCGTCCCGCCGGCCGCACTGCTCGAACGCCACCGCGTCTGCAGGCAGGGTGGGCATCAGCCAGGGCCGTgccaccagcacccacccccagcacccagccgGTGCCCACCTGCGTTCTCCAGGATGGAGGGAACactgctgccagctgcagagagaaagcagagggcGGCACCGGGGTGAGACCCAGCCAACCTGGGGGGACCAAACCCAGCCCAGGGGGGACCAAACCCAGCCCAGGGGggaccagggaccccccaagCTCTGCGGGAGTGCAGGAAGGGGCTCACAGCAGGGCTTGATGGCACAGTAGTCGAAGGGGGTGCGGGGATCCATGGTGTAGCACCAGGGGCCGTGGCTGTCATTGTCAGGGTTGCGGCAGTAGTTGTTCTCCAAGTGTGCCTCAGGGTGGGTGATGGGTGAGATCCTGCCGGGAGAAAGTCCCACCACCATTCCCACCTTCATCGCCAcgcccatccccatctccatgcccatccccatctccatgcctatctccatctccattcccatccccatccccatctccataaccgttgttcaaggccagcctggatggggccttgggcagcctgatctagcaggTGGTGCCCCAGCCCATCGCAGGGgcattggaattagatgatcttttaaggtcccttccaaccccaaccatcctatgattccatgatctccATCCCCGTGCCCATCTCCACCCCTGTGCCCGTCCCCGTCCCGCTCCTCCCGCACTCACTGGGGCACGTGGGGCTCCTGGGCAGCCCAGGGCTGGCAGGTGATGCCCTTGCGCGTCTTGCTGACGTGGCCGCGGTAGCGCTCGCCATGGCCGTGGTAGCAATCTGGGGGGAGGCAGAGAGGGTGGCAGCGGGCTGGCACCGCGGCGGTGGGTGCCGGGGGCGGGTGCCACGGGCGGCTCACCTTCAGCGCCCAGCTCGTCGGGGCAGCGGCGGATGTGGAAGCAGAAGGCGATGCGGACGCTGCGGTGGGCGGTGAAGCACCACGGCGCCTCTGAGCCATCGGGGTTGCGGCAGTAGTTGTCCTGCAGGTCCCTGGCGGAGGGGCCGCGTGGGTGCCCTGCTCACGCCTCGCACCCACGGGTGCTGCCCTGGCCGTGCTCCCTGGGTGCGTCCCCCACGCCCTTACTTGCACGGGTACTTCTCAGGCACAAAGTGGTGCTGGTGGGGCGTCTGCGCGTCCCAGCGCTGGCAGGGGATCCCCGACACCGTGACGTTCACCCGGCCGCGGTAGCCCTCACCCTTGCCCCTGAAGCAGCCGGTGGTGACGTTGAGGGGCCGCGGGCGTTTCTCTGCTTGCGTGGCCGGAGACGGGCAGGGTCAGGGTGGTGCTGGGCACCCCCGGCCGCGGCGGCGTGGCGGCCACTTACTGCAGACACGGATGTGGCAGAACTCGCGCTCCCGGTCTGGGTCGGTCGTGTAGCACCAGGGCCGCTCGGAGCTGTCAGGGTTGCGGCAGTAGTTGTCGTCCAGGCCCTTGTCGGGGtacctgggatggggacaggagcGTGGCTGAAGGTAGCACCACCGCCCCGGCTCCTGGCGCGGCCACGGCCGCCGCACGCTGCCCGGGGTCGGGGGCTGGTACTTGTTGGGGTGGTAGGGGTGCTTGTGAGGGTGCTGCAGGTCCCAGCGCTGGCACTCGATCCCCGACTCGGTGTGGTCCACGGAGCCGCGGTACTGCTCCCCGTTGCAGGTCATGCAGACGGCTGTGGACACCTGGGGGTTCAGAGCGGGGAGGAGACCCGGCACAGGGCACCCCGGGCATGCGGCACTCACCGTCCTCGCACTTCTTGATGCCGCAGCTCTGGTGGCGGATGCTGGGGTCACTGGTGTAGCACCACGGCCCCCGCTTGTCCCGGTCAGGGTTCCGGCAGTAATTCTCCTCCAGGCCATTGCGAGGGTTTGGCAGGAACCTGCGGGCAGCGGCGGGGTAGGAGCACTGTCCCCATTACCCCGCACTGTCCCCAATACCCTGCACTGTCACCATCACCCTGCAGCGTCCCCATTACCCCACACTGTCCCCATCACCCCGCAGCGTCCCCATTACCCCACACTGTCCCCATCACCCCGCACTGTCCCCATCACCCCGCACTGTCCCCATGGTCCTGGTGGTGTCCCCAGCCCGTTCCCCGTCACCCCACGCTGCCCAGAGTCACTGGTGGGTGCCGGGGTCCGGGGGCACCTGTGGTCGTGGGGCGTCGTGGCTCGCCAGGGCTGGCAGCGCAAGCCCTTCTCTGTGGTGGCGCGTGTGCCGCGGTAGCTGGTGCCGTCGCCCACGACGCAGTCCCGCAGGAATTCTGGGCACAGCCGGGGGCCGCGTCAGAGCCGGGGGCACACGGGCAGCGGGGACCCCTGCACCGTACGGCCTGCGCCTGCTCTGCGGTGTCCCCAGACCCGTTCCCTGTTCTCTGCTGTCCCCCACCCTGCCCTGGCGTGTCCCCGCTCCCTGGTACGGTCTCACCTTTTTTCTGGTACAGGTCGTAGTGGATGTTCTTCTGCAGCTGGACGTGTGGCGAGTGCTGCGTCCAGGGCAGCAGCTGGCACAGCTGGCTCTGCCGGTCGTGGTGGAACGCCCTGGCCGGGACAGCGGGAGCCTGGCAGGGCGCCCTGAGGGGCCGGGACCCAGGGGCCGCAGGCCACTCACCCCCCGGTGCCCCCGCGCTCCCGCCTGCCCCACGGTGCCCCTCTCACCGGCAGGCCAGGCTGGTGGCGCAGCGCTGGGCACACTGCTCCGCGGACCCCTGCTCCGGTGCCGGGGGCGGCTCGGCGGGCACGGCCAGCAGCTCGGTGGCTCGCAGCCGCTGGAAGTCATTGAGGGGCGAGCGGTGGCCTGGGGAAGGTGGCAGGGGCTCAGTGTGCCCATGGGGACACTGCGGGGCACCCCGGCCCTGAGGGTCAGGGGATCCCTGCCCCATGGACAGCGGGATCCCAGCACTGAGAATGAGACCCCAGCACCACAGAACACAGGCTCCCTGCCCCACGGAGCGGTGGAACCCCTGCCCCACGGAGCACAGGATCCCTGCCCCACGGAAAGTGGGATCCCAGCACTGAGTATGGGACCCAAGCTCCACAGTTCCTGCCCCACGGAGCAGTGGAACCCCTGCCCCAGGGAGGACGGGATCCTTGCCCCACCGAGTACGGGACCCCTACCCCGCGGAGCAGGGGTCAGTGTCCCAGGGGAGGCAGCCCCCCCGGTGTCGCAGCCCCTACCTGCGTCCAGGGCCGTGGCCAGGGCGAGCAGCAGGCCGAGCGCGGGCTGCATGTCGGTGCCCTGCGGCCCCTGAGGACCCTGCCAAATATCAGCCCACGGGCCCGGGGccagagggggcggggcctggggagggggcggggcctggggagagggggcggggcctggggagagggggcggggcctggggagagggggcggggcctggggagagggggcggggcctggggagagggggcggggcatggggagagggggcggggcctggggagagggggcggggcctggggagagggggcggggcctggggagagggggcggggcctggggagaggaggaggcccCTAcgaaggggcggggcctgtgGAGAGGCGGGGCTTACGGAGGGGGCGGGACCTAGAGCACTGGTGCCGGCTGGCCccgcggtgggcggggcttacTTGTCATTGGGCGTGGCTTACCGGTAGGTGGGCGGGGCTTGTCTGGAGGGGGCGTGGTTTGTGACCTGTGGGCGTGGTTTGTGGATCGGTGGGCGGGGTTTGCGGGTCAGCGGGCGGGGAGCTGCCTGGCTGTGGGAAGGGTCGGTGcggcggtgggcggggcttgtGGCGGGTGGGCGGGGCTTGATCATCGCTGGGCTGTGTGAGGCCGGTCTGTGGGCGTGGCTTGTGCCAGTGTGGGCGGAGCTTATCAGACGGGCAACGCGGCTTAGTGAACGGTGGGCGTGGCCTACCGGGCGGTGGGCGGGGTTTGAGGCCGCGGGGCTGGGCCTCGGTGCCGCGGGGAGGGGTCTCGGTGCCACCGGGCGGGGTTTGAGGCCGCGGGGAGGGTCCtcggggccgcggggcggggtCTCGGTGCCGGCGGCGGCGATTGGCGCTGTCCCGGGGCGCGGCGCCGCCCAGGCCGTGCCCGCGCGGGGTCGCGCTCGCTCGGcgcggcgggagcggcgggagcggcgggaGCGGCCGCGGGGCCCGGCGGCGGCACGGtgagcggggcgggggccgcggggcgggggtcGCTCGGGCTCCCCGGGGGCGCGGGGCCCGCCGGGAGCGCGGCCTGGTGCGGCGGCTCGGCGGGGCCTCGCTGCGGCCTGCGGGCcgggccgcccccgccgcccgtACCGGCCGCCGCTCCCGGTTTCCCCCCCaccggcggcggcgccgcgctCCGGCCCGCCCCGAGCCCCCCCGGCAGCAACAGGCCGGGGGCCGCGGGCTGCGGGGCgggttggagcccctggtcGGGGCGCCGGGGCTGCCCCCGCCGGGCCCGGGGCCGCGCTCCGCGCTCCGGGCCGCCGCTGAAGCCCTTTGGCCGCGTCGAGAGCCGAGCTGGGGGCTGCGtccccccgggcccccccggCGGGAGCtccgggccggggccggggccgcctCGCCCCGCGGCTCGGGCCGCCCGGGCCGGGGAGCGGCCCCGGCATCGCCCTCCTCTCCCAATCGAGACTAAAACCTTATTTCTGCGTGAAACCCCGAGTCCTTGCCGTGTTCCCGCAGCCTCTCCAGGCAGGAGCCTCTCTCGCGGGCTGGGGCCGCGCTGCTCCCGCGGCTCTGGGCTCCTGGGCTGGGGGAAACAGCCCCGACatccctctcttctccaaaacGAGACTAAACCCGTGTTTCTGTATAAAATCCCAAGTGTTTGTGTCTCTCCTCGCAGCCTCTGTCGTTGGGGGCTTCTCCCTGCCGCCTGTGGCTGTTGCCGAATGGGCCGCCGGGGTCTCTCGCCTTGGGGATCCTGCCCTCAGCGGAATTTGTTACTTAACTTCATACCCGAGCGctgtctctgcccatctttaGTTCTAGAGAGCCCTTCTCTTGCTTTAAGAGTCTCTAATTCAGGATGGGTTCCTTTGCGCGGTCTCCGCCGCTCTTCTGATCGTCCCAAACCACTTATTCATTCCTGCCGATGCTTGTCATGGCACTCTTCTCTCCTAAATATAGGGTAGTATGCCAACGGGAGAAGCTGGGGAGCGAGCCGGAGCGCTGGGAACACCGCTGTTTGCTCGGGAGCAATCAGGAAAGCCTGGCTGGTTCCAGGTTCTCCGTCGCCTTCCTGCACTTGCTGCCCCAGGAGCTGCCACAAGTCCTGGGAGATGTTGTGACGGCACAGACGGGCTTAGGGATACCCATTTCTTTACAGCATCGTGTAAATGGAGTTATAAATTAAGCTTAATGGCTGATATTAGGCCTGGAGGATCAGCAGAGGCCACGGGGCTGATATCAGTGAAGGTGTCTTTGCTGTGCACCAGTAGGTTTTGTATGGGATCTGTTAACCCTGAGCGCATCTCTGCTTTTAGAAGTAGCTGGTACTGAGTTCAAGCACTGCTTATCcacttctttctcctccagtctCTCCCTGCCCATTGTGCTGAGCTCAGCTCTACcaaggagcagaggaggatgtgGGACAGGTAGAGTGAGAACTTTTCCCAGCTCCAGCCGCAAAGCGTGTGGGTAAATCCGCTCAGATCTCTGACTGTAGCTTATCTTCCACGGGCGGCTGGGCTGCAGGAATTCCCGCGTGTTCCCTGGACCCTGGCAGCGAGGAAGTCGTGTTGGAGGGAGTGCTGCGACCCTGCGTACTGGCTGGCGAGGCCGAGAGGCACTTCGGTGCTTTGCACTGAGGAGCGGTGGTCCTGCTGGGCTCTGGTGGAGAAGAGGACCCTGTGGTTGCCACAGCCGGGTCCTGTGGGAGCTTCTGTGCTCTGGGGGTGACACGCTGCGGCGTCAGCCTGGCAGGGAAGGTGCGATGGGTTTGCCCTGGCAGGAGGGGTGTTGCCAGCGGTAGGAGTGCTGTACCCTTGCCTTTCCCCTGTCCCTTGGAGAGACAACAAGGGAGGTTGTCCTGGAGGGACACCAGGGTGCTCTGCCAGCCTGGGACTCCGGCTGAGGGGCAGTGAAACTCTCTGTCTCCTTTTGGCACTGGCAGCTATCAGAAAAGTTTCCTCATCGGGATGATTTTGGGTAGTTTGTACCTCTGCTCCTGTTAACTGAGGAATCGTATGGAGGAGTTAATTCTAGCAATGATTAATTGGAGTGAGGAAAACGCGAACTCTGAATTCTCCTTGGGCAAACAGGGGTCATGTAAATAAATGCCTCTGGCATTCTTTGTGGTGCTTGTAGCCCATCTGCCAATTACTGCCGGATCAGTGGGAGGATGTCGCTCCTTGAGCTCCCAGTACTTTGGTGCTGGTTTGGGGGAAATACAAACAAACACAGTGGGGCTGACCTAGTGTATCCGAGCTCTTGGTATGCTGGAAATGTTTGTTCTTGGGATGTTTGTGCAGTCTGGAGAGCTCTGTACCTTAAACCCCATGCACAGAGGACTGTGACCGTGTTTAAgaggtgaaaaataaaaggtcaGCCTAAAGAAGGGGGCTTTGAGGGCTTGTTCTGGAGATCAGATAAGTTCAAGCAAACTCCTAAGGTGCTGCTGGACGGGGAGTTCACGTATTAACCTGCGTGAGTACACGAGGTAGGTGTGCTCCCTCGTCGAATGTGTTTTTCTGCCTGTGTATCCCCCTCCACTCATCCACTGGCTTAAAATGTCTCTGGTTCTCTGGGATAAAATTTCGGCTTGCCAGTGGGAAAGATGGTTGGATATATTTGATGTTACTGCTTTTTTCATCTCTACATTTTTCATGAGCGTCcgagctgctgtgctgctgcgaTGCCATCCGAAGGCGATGGTCTGAGTGCCCTGGCCAGGCAGGCTGGCTCTGCTCCCGTCCCGGGTGCACGGATCACCTGGGGCCCAGCCGAGAGCTCCCTGGCTCCTGCGGGTGGTTTGTGAGCTGTTCTGGGTGTCCGGTGAGGAGGAGACAGGGCAAGGTGCGTGGCACAGCTTTACTTGAGCTGTGGGGAGGCAATGGGGGCCTCCTCCTGTTGGATGGCAGATGTGTCTCAAAGGCACAGCCTGATGAAAGCTGGAGCTTCTTGCCCTACGGCAGCTCCTGCCTGAGTTACGAGCTGGGGCGCGAGCGAGACGAGGCACCTGAGGAATGCGCCCTGCTCTCCCAAATGCCACGTCCCGCTCAAGGTCACctcagcccagcagtgctggtttCTGGGAGCCAGCCTTGTTGCGCTAGGGAATTCCCTGGAATCTCTGCCACTGGCAGCAGTGCAGCCTCACAGCTCTTCCACATCCAGGGTCCCGTCCTTGGGCAGCTGGAACCCGAGAGCCAGAGGCGGCTGCTGGGCCACAACGTTTGCTCCCGTGGCTCCTTACAGTGGCTGTTGCACATATCTGACTGCAGAGAGCTCATGACAGCCACCCAAAGCCTTAACACCAGCGGTGTTTGGCCATGTGGCCA from Phaenicophaeus curvirostris isolate KB17595 chromosome 11, BPBGC_Pcur_1.0, whole genome shotgun sequence includes the following:
- the LOC138725238 gene encoding acylamino-acid-releasing enzyme-like isoform X1; amino-acid sequence: MAAAPQGAGSPAACYQELSRFPAVTRAALGAAAGAQTFLLYTECSRPDLPRRRPLRFSRLYSLRHAGDGRLAASHAALSTEIHNQLLSQDSPTGQLRAVLSRCPRQGHELLEVWGSSGRSHSVDLTALGRHGEVYTERPFACLAWSRSETRLLYVAEKSRPKPRPPCPWDVPGAAGLVEEDEEEEGEQFVYHEDWGEALSTRSEPVLCALDLEGCSISVLEGVPGHLSPGQALWSPGDRGVVFVGWWHEPFRLGLSACSNRRSGIFHLDLSSGRCELLSAERAAACSPRLSPDGRRLLYLEGDLGGPHRQCLRLRMLTWQTRQTVTVLDVVQEPTEAFAGLYAEELPPRCWAADSRRVVLGTPQRSRTDLLLVDTEAATVTNLTAGSPEGHWELLTLQWDLLVATCSAPHQPPSLVVAVLPPACRELPLRWVPLEDAPTVPGITWKTLRIAAPCGGQSSAACGTQAFEALLLSPPASSAPHPLIVCPHGGPHAVFDAHWRPSMAALCRLGFAVLLGECWGLGAPSSGDVAPTASISPVNYRGSLGFGQAGITALLGRVGQQDVADTQLAVEQALRSEPLDPQRLALLAGSHGAFIALHLLAREPERYQACALRGPVSNLPALLGTSDIPDWRYVSLGLPYSFERVPRAEDVAAMLLRSPIAQAARVRTPLLLCVGARDRRVSPTQALELHRVLRATGVPVRLLWYPEGGHALAGTETQADVFRNCARWFLRHLGHLGQPRHDSSTGTAPRAHGGPGATAGPG
- the LOC138725238 gene encoding acylamino-acid-releasing enzyme-like isoform X4, which encodes MAAAPQGAGSPAACYQELSRFPAVTRAALGAAAGAQTFLLYTECSRPDLPRRRPLRFSRLYSLRHAGDGRLAASHAALSTEIHNQLLSQDSPTGQLRAVLSRCPRQGHELLEVWGSSGRSHSVDLTALGRHGEVYTERPFACLAWSRSETRLLYVAEKSRPKPRPPCPWDVPGAAGLVEEDEEEEGEQFVYHEDWGEALSTRSEPVLCALDLEGCSISVLEGVPGHLSPGQALWSPGDRGVVFVGWWHEPFRLGLSACSNRRSGIFHLDLSSGRCELLSAERAAACSPRLSPDGRRLLYLEGDLGGPHRQCLRLRMLTWQTRQTVTVLDVVQEPTEAFAGLYAEELPPRCWAADSRRVVLGTPQRSRTDLLLVDTEAATVTNLTAGSPEGHWELLTLQWDLLVATCSAPHQPPSLVVAVLPPACRELPLRWVPLEDAPTVPGITWKTLRIAAPCGGQSSAACGTQAFEALLLSPPASSAPHPLIVCPHGGPHAVFDAHWRPSMAALCRLGFAVLLGECWGLGAPSSGDVAPTASISPVNYRGSLGFGQAGITALLGRVGQQDVADTQVRTPLLLCVGARDRRVSPTQALELHRVLRATGVPVRLLWYPEGGHALAGTETQADVFRNCARWFLRHLGHLGQPRHDSSTGTAPRAHGGPGATAGPG
- the LOC138725238 gene encoding acylamino-acid-releasing enzyme-like isoform X2, yielding MAAAPQGAGSPAACYQELSRFPAVTRAALGAAAGAQTFLLYTECSRPDLPRRRPLRFSRLYSLRHAGDGRLAASHAALSTEIHNQLLSQDSPTGQLRAVLSRCPRQGHELLEVWGSSGRSHSVDLTALGRHGEVYTERPFACLAWSRSETRLLYVAEKSRPKPRPPCPWDVPGAAGLVEEDEEEEGEQFVYHEDWGEALSTRSEPVLCALDLEGCSISVLEGVPGHLSPGQALWSPGDRGVVFVGWWHEPFRLGLSACSNRRSGIFHLDLSSGRCELLSAERAAACSPRLSPDGRRLLYLEGDLGGPHRQCLRLRMLTWQTRQTVTVLDVVQEPTEAFAGLYAEELPPRCWAADSRRVVLGTPQRSRTDLLLVDTEAATVTNLTAGSPEGHWELLTLQWDLLVATCSAPHQPPSLVVAVLPPACRELPLRWVPLEDAPTVPGITWKTLRIAAPCGGQSSAACGTQAFEALLLSPPASSAPHPLIVCPHGGPHAVFDAHWRPSMAALCRLGFAVLLVNYRGSLGFGQAGITALLGRVGQQDVADTQLAVEQALRSEPLDPQRLALLAGSHGAFIALHLLAREPERYQACALRGPVSNLPALLGTSDIPDWRYVSLGLPYSFERVPRAEDVAAMLLRSPIAQAARVRTPLLLCVGARDRRVSPTQALELHRVLRATGVPVRLLWYPEGGHALAGTETQADVFRNCARWFLRHLGHLGQPRHDSSTGTAPRAHGGPGATAGPG